A section of the Sebastes fasciatus isolate fSebFas1 chromosome 21, fSebFas1.pri, whole genome shotgun sequence genome encodes:
- the abhd10b gene encoding abhydrolase domain containing 10, depalmitoylase b → MAAVALRSCRRGLSQILSNGGLTALSSQRLEGARRHKSSVQYASRPDLPKLAYRRVKGKSPGVLFLPGYGSNMNGQKAEALEEFCKSLGHSYLRFDYTGHGASEGVQSEGTIGTWKKDVLYVLDELVEGPQIMVGSSIGGWFMLLAAIARPEKTAALVGISTAADHIVTLFNSLPLETRKEFEEKGEWTVPTKHSEQGFYKFSMDFLKEAENHCVLQSPIPITCPVRLIHGLKDEDVPWHISMQVAERILSPDVDVILRRHGQHRMSERDDIKLMVYTIDDLIDKLTTLV, encoded by the exons ATGGCAGCCGTGGCTCTGAGGTCCTGCCGCAGAGGACTTTCACAGATTTTAAGTAATGGAGGGCTCACAGCTTTGTCTTCTCAGCGTCTGGAAG GAGCCAGGAGACACAAGTCCTCAGTCCAGTATGCTTCACGACCAGACCTTCCCAAGCTGGCCTACAGGAGAGTGAAGGGGAAGAGTCCAGGTGTGCTCTTCCTACCTGGATATGGCTCCAACATGAATGGGCAGAAAGCTGAGGCACTGGAGGAGTTCTGTAAGTCACTAGGACACTCATACCTTAG GTTTGACTACACAGGACATGGGGCCTCAGAGGGGGTGCAATCAGAAGGAACTATTGGTACCTGGAAAAAAGACGTCCTTTACGTGTTGGATGAGTTAGTAGAGGGGCCTCAG ATAATGGTGGGTTCCAGTATAGGCGGTTGGTTCATGCTGCTGGCAGCCATTGCAAGACCAGAGAAGACTGCAGCACTGGTTGGCATCTCCACTGCCGCTGATCACATCGTCACATTGTTCAACTCTCTTCCTCTGGAG ACACGCAAGGAGTTTGAGGAGAAGGGGGAATGGACAGTGCCCACCAAACACTCGGAGCAAGGCTTTTACAAGTTTAGCATGGACTTTCTGAAAGAGGCAGAAAACCACTGTGTGCTCCAGAGTCCCATCCCCATCACCTGTCCCGTACGTCTCATTCACGGGCTCAAAGACGAGGACGTCCCCTGGCACATCTCCATGCAGGTCGCAGAGCGCATCCTCAGCCCCGATGTTGATGTCATCCTTCGGCGACACGGCCAGCACCGCATGTCTGAGCGGGACGACATCAAGCTCATGGTCTACACCATCGATGATCTCATAGACAAGCTGACCACTCTGGTCTGA